One genomic window of Paeniglutamicibacter sp. Y32M11 includes the following:
- a CDS encoding pitrilysin family protein, with amino-acid sequence MAMIPLPLDGVGISPALAAERGAAGAPAPIETGDPTIIHGQVGGALVRRSVLPGGVRVLTEAMPGQRSATIGFWVGVGSRDEQEGQHGSTHFLEHLLFKGTKRRTALEIASAFDEVGGESNAATAKESTCYFARVLDTDLPLAIDVIADMVTSAVLDPNELEQERDVILEEIAMDADDAGDVAHERFVEAVLGEHALGRPIGGTPEAITGIGRDAVWEHYQRFYTPDELVITAAGSLDHDEVCAQVLEALRTAGWDLTEGASPVPRRSTVPVEITGVQRIDVIRRPVEQVNIIMGCPGIVATDERRHVMSVLNAVLGGGMSSRLFQEIREKRGLVYSTYSFSAAYSDAGYFGMYAGCAPAKTERVIKLLGEELDKLAADGITDEELRKAVGQLSGGLVLALEDPGSRMSRLGRAELVTGVFHDIDESLDRVKAVTPAQVQELAALLAARPRTITVVGPFDKPSDFGM; translated from the coding sequence GTGGCCATGATTCCCCTGCCGCTCGACGGCGTTGGAATATCCCCTGCCTTAGCAGCGGAGCGCGGCGCAGCCGGTGCCCCCGCCCCCATCGAGACGGGCGACCCCACAATCATTCACGGTCAGGTCGGTGGGGCGCTGGTGCGTCGCTCCGTACTGCCCGGTGGCGTACGTGTGTTGACCGAGGCCATGCCCGGTCAACGTTCGGCCACCATTGGTTTCTGGGTCGGCGTTGGATCTCGTGATGAGCAGGAGGGCCAACACGGCTCCACTCACTTCCTTGAACACCTGCTATTCAAGGGCACCAAGCGCCGCACGGCGCTAGAAATTGCCTCGGCCTTTGACGAGGTCGGAGGAGAATCCAACGCCGCCACGGCCAAGGAATCCACCTGCTACTTTGCTCGTGTACTGGATACGGATCTGCCCCTGGCCATCGACGTCATCGCCGACATGGTCACCTCCGCGGTACTCGATCCCAACGAACTCGAGCAGGAACGCGACGTGATTCTCGAAGAGATCGCCATGGACGCGGATGATGCCGGCGACGTCGCGCACGAGCGCTTCGTCGAAGCCGTTCTGGGAGAACACGCCCTGGGCCGTCCGATCGGCGGTACCCCCGAGGCCATCACCGGAATCGGCCGCGACGCCGTCTGGGAGCACTACCAGCGCTTCTACACCCCCGATGAACTGGTCATCACCGCCGCCGGGTCCTTGGACCACGACGAGGTTTGTGCCCAGGTCCTTGAGGCCCTGCGCACCGCGGGCTGGGATCTGACCGAAGGTGCCTCACCGGTACCGCGTCGCTCCACCGTCCCGGTGGAGATCACCGGGGTGCAGCGCATCGACGTGATTCGTCGCCCCGTAGAGCAGGTCAACATCATCATGGGTTGCCCCGGCATCGTGGCCACCGATGAGCGTCGCCACGTGATGAGCGTGCTGAACGCCGTCCTCGGTGGCGGCATGTCCTCACGCCTCTTCCAAGAAATTCGCGAGAAGCGCGGTCTGGTGTACTCCACCTACTCGTTCTCCGCCGCGTACTCGGACGCCGGCTACTTCGGAATGTATGCAGGTTGCGCACCGGCGAAGACCGAACGCGTCATCAAGCTGCTCGGCGAAGAGTTGGACAAGCTGGCGGCAGACGGCATCACCGACGAGGAGCTGCGCAAGGCCGTTGGCCAGCTCTCCGGCGGACTGGTACTGGCCCTGGAAGATCCGGGATCGCGCATGTCGCGCCTGGGTCGCGCCGAGCTGGTCACCGGTGTCTTCCACGACATTGATGAGTCGCTTGACCGCGTTAAGGCTGTCACCCCGGCGCAGGTGCAGGAACTGGCGGCACTGTTGGCCGCCCGTCCACGCACCATCACCGTGGTGGGCCCGTTTGATAAGCCGTCCGACTTCGGAATGTAG
- a CDS encoding ISL3 family transposase, which yields MFNNTGAVDAASTLFNLDDHVVLSVEGTGDSRSVLVEPLNPEAPCPECGVFSRRIQARPVHRVKDIACGGQGLEVMVKKRRLVCLEDACPKRTFVQVTDQIPLRSRLTTRLVGEIVEAAIHELRAITGIARAHRVSWPTVMRKLLVTEQIVLDVDQRLVRQLGVDEHRFRRVRFVLGTTGKMMRVEPWSIVFTDLSTGTILDVVDGRRGKAVTTWMAQRPASWKRNIEYVAMDMSAEFRKAIRDSLPEVRISVDHFHIIQRANQMINAVRRRRSHDLNDRRGKMIDPAYRYRKLLACNIEKLSNKQTDRLRDVLASDAELGVVYAIKEHVRDLLKTRDRDSFATAWEKLQASVKATSMHEAKSLFRTLTAWKTELETFCLTRLTNARSEAANLTAKNMKRIGRGYVNHENYRWRILLYTARLRPC from the coding sequence GTGTTTAACAATACGGGCGCAGTTGATGCTGCGTCGACTCTGTTTAATCTTGATGACCATGTGGTGCTGAGCGTTGAAGGAACTGGTGATTCCCGCTCGGTGCTGGTTGAGCCCCTCAACCCTGAAGCGCCATGCCCTGAATGCGGAGTATTCTCCCGCCGGATCCAGGCCAGACCCGTGCACCGGGTCAAGGACATAGCCTGTGGTGGCCAGGGCCTGGAAGTGATGGTGAAGAAACGCCGGCTGGTCTGTCTGGAGGATGCCTGTCCCAAGCGGACCTTCGTGCAGGTCACCGACCAGATTCCGTTGCGGTCCAGACTGACCACCCGGCTGGTGGGTGAAATCGTTGAAGCGGCCATCCACGAGCTACGCGCTATCACCGGCATCGCCAGAGCCCACCGCGTTTCCTGGCCGACCGTCATGCGCAAGCTCCTAGTCACCGAACAAATCGTCCTAGACGTAGACCAGCGTCTCGTGCGCCAGCTGGGCGTGGATGAACACCGTTTCCGTAGGGTGCGTTTCGTGCTGGGAACCACGGGCAAGATGATGCGGGTCGAGCCGTGGTCAATTGTATTCACGGACCTGAGCACCGGAACGATCCTTGATGTGGTGGACGGGCGCCGTGGCAAGGCAGTGACTACCTGGATGGCTCAACGTCCGGCGTCGTGGAAGCGGAATATCGAGTACGTGGCCATGGATATGTCCGCAGAATTTCGGAAGGCCATCCGTGATTCTTTGCCTGAGGTGCGGATTTCTGTTGACCATTTCCACATCATCCAAAGAGCGAACCAGATGATCAACGCGGTACGCCGACGCCGTTCACATGACCTCAATGACCGCCGCGGGAAGATGATCGACCCGGCCTACAGGTACCGGAAGCTGCTGGCCTGCAACATCGAGAAACTCTCCAACAAGCAGACCGATCGACTCCGAGATGTTCTGGCATCGGATGCAGAGCTCGGGGTCGTCTATGCCATCAAGGAACACGTCCGAGACCTTCTAAAAACTCGTGACCGGGACTCGTTCGCTACGGCTTGGGAAAAGCTCCAAGCCTCCGTGAAGGCCACCAGCATGCACGAAGCCAAGTCACTTTTCCGGACACTCACGGCTTGGAAAACGGAACTGGAAACCTTCTGCCTGACTCGGCTCACCAACGCCCGCAGCGAGGCTGCCAACCTCACTGCCAAGAACATGAAAAGAATTGGCCGCGGCTACGTCAATCACGAGAATTACCGATGGAGGATATTGTTATACACGGCACGCCTCCGGCCGTGCTGA
- a CDS encoding IS110 family transposase encodes MFERTYIGLDVHARSIVGCALNIDTGELTRSCFEDDLLAVSEWVQGFGPEVRVVYEAGPTGFGLARHFQAAGIDCVIAAPSKLLRAPGDRVKTDRRDAKILASMLALGEVTKVTIPDTEQEALRDLSRTRHVASIDLSHAKQRVNAILLRHGVLFHGGKSRWTREHLKWLHQQHFDDPALEFAFQESLAQEESMSVRLKRIDKEVARVAANCRYTEVINALACLRGFSIVGAFGLATEIGDWTRFTGATIGSYLGLVPSEHSSGETRTQGSITKAGNTYARHLLVEAATVHKRPYRRPGVQELRQLELVSPATAARARQGNQRLHARAVAFDDRHKMPVKARTAVARELAGWCWSLAAPLQEGRPMIGR; translated from the coding sequence ATGTTCGAGCGTACCTATATCGGGCTCGATGTCCATGCCCGCAGCATCGTAGGATGCGCACTGAATATCGACACCGGCGAATTGACCCGTTCATGTTTCGAGGACGACCTTCTGGCCGTCTCGGAGTGGGTACAGGGCTTCGGCCCCGAGGTCCGGGTCGTCTACGAGGCCGGGCCCACAGGCTTCGGATTGGCCCGACACTTCCAGGCCGCCGGCATCGACTGCGTGATCGCCGCCCCTTCGAAACTGTTGCGAGCTCCTGGCGACCGCGTTAAGACGGATCGCCGAGATGCCAAAATCCTAGCAAGTATGCTCGCCCTGGGTGAAGTCACCAAGGTCACCATCCCAGACACTGAACAGGAAGCACTGCGGGACCTTTCGCGGACACGACACGTCGCCTCGATCGATCTCTCTCATGCCAAGCAGCGGGTCAACGCGATCCTGCTGCGACACGGCGTCCTCTTCCACGGCGGCAAGTCCCGATGGACCCGCGAACACCTGAAATGGCTGCATCAGCAGCACTTCGATGACCCGGCACTGGAGTTCGCTTTCCAGGAATCCTTGGCGCAAGAGGAATCCATGTCCGTGCGGCTGAAGCGCATTGATAAGGAAGTCGCCCGGGTGGCGGCTAACTGCCGGTATACCGAGGTCATCAATGCCTTGGCCTGCCTACGGGGATTCAGTATCGTCGGTGCCTTCGGGCTGGCCACCGAGATCGGGGACTGGACCCGCTTCACTGGCGCCACTATCGGTTCCTATCTGGGGCTGGTCCCCTCGGAGCATTCCTCGGGCGAGACTCGAACCCAAGGTTCGATCACCAAGGCCGGAAACACCTACGCCCGCCACCTGCTGGTTGAGGCAGCCACAGTGCACAAACGCCCGTACCGCAGGCCCGGGGTCCAGGAGCTACGCCAGCTCGAGCTGGTGTCCCCGGCCACCGCAGCCCGCGCTCGGCAGGGCAACCAACGCCTCCACGCCCGTGCCGTGGCCTTCGATGACCGGCACAAGATGCCCGTGAAGGCGCGGACCGCCGTTGCCCGCGAACTTGCAGGTTGGTGCTGGTCCTTGGCCGCGCCGCTGCAGGAAGGCCGTCCCATGATAGGACGGTGA
- a CDS encoding polyribonucleotide nucleotidyltransferase, protein MEGPEIQFAEAVIDNGRYGKRVIRFETGRLAQQAAGAAMVYIDEDTALLSATSAGKHPREGFDFFPLTVDVEERMYAAGRIPGSFFRREGRPSTEAILACRLMDRPLRPAFVKGLRNEVQIVVTVLAINPDELYDVVAINASSMSTQLSGLPFSGPIGGVRVALVNDGNGAQWVAFPKHSQLESSVFNMVVAGRVAGDDVAIMMVEAEATDNAWTLIKEQGHTAPTEEVVAEGLEAAKPFIKALCEAQADLAARAAKPTVEFPVFRDYEADAYAAVEAKAATKLAGIYQIAAKQERDNAASAFKDEVVAALTAEGSEFASRAGEISKAFGAVTKQVVRQRILTEQVRMDGRGLSDIRKLTAEVEVLPRVHGSAIFERGETQIMGVTTLNMLKMEQQIDSLSPVTRKRYMHNYNFPPYSTGETGRVGSPKRREIGHGALAERALVPVLPSREEFPYAIRQVSEALSSNGSTSMGSVCASTLSLLNAGVPLRAAVAGIAMGLVSDEVDGQTRYAALTDILGAEDAMGDMDFKVAGTSEFITAIQLDTKLDGIPASVLAAALTQAREARLHILNVLNQAIDTPDELSTFAPRIISVKIPVDKIGELIGPKGKMINQIQEDTGADISIEDDGTVLIGATNGESAEAARSAVNAIANPQVPEIGERYLGTVVKLTTFGAFVSLTPGKDGLLHISELRKLAGGKRVDDVEDVVSVGQKLQVEITKVDDRGKLSLAPVVADEELVEAAE, encoded by the coding sequence ATGGAGGGTCCCGAAATTCAGTTCGCCGAGGCAGTGATTGACAACGGCCGTTACGGCAAGCGCGTCATCCGCTTCGAAACCGGCCGTCTGGCCCAGCAGGCCGCAGGTGCGGCCATGGTTTACATCGACGAAGACACCGCACTGCTCTCGGCCACCAGTGCCGGCAAGCACCCGCGCGAAGGCTTCGACTTCTTCCCGCTGACCGTGGACGTCGAGGAGCGTATGTACGCTGCCGGCCGTATCCCGGGCAGCTTCTTCCGCCGCGAAGGTCGCCCGTCGACCGAAGCCATCTTGGCTTGCCGCCTGATGGACCGCCCGCTGCGTCCGGCCTTCGTAAAGGGCCTGCGCAACGAGGTCCAGATCGTGGTCACCGTTTTGGCCATCAACCCGGACGAGCTCTACGACGTGGTGGCCATCAACGCCTCCTCGATGTCGACTCAGCTCTCGGGTCTTCCGTTCTCCGGCCCGATCGGTGGCGTTCGCGTTGCACTGGTTAACGACGGAAACGGTGCCCAGTGGGTTGCCTTCCCGAAGCACAGCCAGCTGGAAAGCTCCGTGTTCAACATGGTTGTTGCCGGCCGCGTTGCAGGCGACGACGTCGCCATCATGATGGTTGAAGCAGAAGCCACCGATAACGCCTGGACCCTCATCAAGGAACAGGGCCACACCGCCCCGACCGAAGAGGTTGTTGCAGAAGGTCTTGAGGCTGCAAAGCCGTTCATCAAGGCCTTGTGCGAGGCTCAGGCAGACTTGGCAGCTCGCGCCGCCAAGCCGACCGTCGAGTTCCCGGTCTTCCGCGACTACGAGGCAGACGCTTACGCAGCTGTAGAGGCCAAGGCCGCTACCAAGCTTGCCGGCATCTACCAGATCGCCGCCAAGCAGGAGCGCGACAACGCAGCCTCGGCCTTCAAGGACGAAGTTGTTGCAGCACTCACCGCCGAGGGCAGCGAATTCGCTTCCCGCGCCGGAGAAATCTCCAAGGCCTTTGGTGCCGTCACCAAGCAGGTTGTGCGCCAGCGCATCCTGACCGAGCAGGTTCGTATGGACGGCCGCGGCCTGTCCGACATCCGTAAGCTCACCGCCGAGGTCGAGGTTCTTCCTCGCGTCCACGGTTCGGCAATCTTCGAGCGCGGCGAAACCCAGATCATGGGCGTCACCACCTTGAACATGCTGAAGATGGAACAGCAGATTGACTCGTTGAGCCCGGTAACGCGCAAGCGCTACATGCACAACTACAACTTCCCGCCGTACTCCACCGGTGAAACCGGCCGCGTGGGTTCGCCCAAGCGCCGCGAAATCGGTCACGGCGCCCTGGCAGAACGCGCTCTCGTGCCGGTACTGCCGTCGCGTGAAGAATTCCCGTACGCCATCCGCCAGGTCTCCGAGGCATTGAGCTCTAACGGCTCAACCTCCATGGGTTCTGTTTGCGCATCGACCCTGTCGCTGCTCAACGCCGGCGTCCCGTTGCGCGCTGCCGTTGCCGGCATCGCCATGGGCTTGGTTTCTGACGAAGTTGACGGTCAGACCCGCTACGCGGCCCTGACCGACATCCTCGGCGCCGAAGATGCCATGGGTGACATGGACTTCAAGGTTGCAGGTACCTCCGAGTTCATCACCGCCATCCAGCTCGACACCAAGCTCGACGGCATCCCTGCCTCGGTCCTGGCCGCCGCGCTGACCCAGGCTCGCGAAGCTCGTCTGCACATCCTCAACGTCCTGAACCAGGCCATTGATACCCCGGATGAGCTCTCCACCTTCGCACCGCGCATCATCTCGGTGAAGATCCCGGTTGACAAGATCGGCGAACTCATCGGCCCGAAGGGCAAGATGATCAACCAGATCCAGGAAGATACCGGAGCGGATATCTCCATCGAGGACGACGGAACCGTCCTCATCGGCGCCACCAACGGAGAGTCGGCAGAAGCCGCACGCTCCGCAGTGAACGCCATCGCCAACCCTCAGGTTCCTGAGATCGGCGAGCGTTACCTCGGCACCGTCGTGAAGCTGACCACCTTCGGTGCGTTCGTTTCGCTGACCCCGGGCAAGGATGGCCTGCTGCACATCTCCGAGCTGCGTAAGCTCGCCGGTGGCAAGCGCGTGGATGACGTTGAAGACGTTGTCTCCGTGGGCCAGAAGCTTCAGGTTGAAATCACCAAGGTTGATGATCGCGGAAAGCTTTCACTCGCCCCGGTGGTTGCTGACGAAGAACTCGTCGAAGCTGCTGAGTAA
- a CDS encoding toxic anion resistance protein — protein MLNPLDLGATSSPQVGNPLELEPPKPIVEVVVHAPEKVGGMILVDADAQQKHAETAKTFLDDLLATPLQSPEFQTKLAQLTRLGEGTMQQASSASNRMLKRPAAALAATGADPASRTGNTLAELRQIVTELDPKRHDLTGAKRILRFLPGGNAIQRYFMRYESAQEQLDAITKALKGGQDDLRQDNAAIQTERDALWAAMGQLANYAVLASHLGNGLEQRIVELRNTGKADDATTLEADALFYVRQRHQDLLTQMAVSIQGYLALDVVKKNNSELIKGVDRALDTTLAALRVAVIVAQALAQQKIVLAQIDALNSTTSDLIVSTSELLRSQGAAIHKTSAQASIDSTKLQEAFDNVFQAMDEIDRFKVEAAQSMKQTVQVLEGQMGQARLQLERSHAFDAATTHPRGA, from the coding sequence ATGCTGAACCCACTCGACCTCGGCGCGACCTCGTCCCCGCAGGTAGGAAATCCACTTGAGCTCGAGCCGCCGAAACCCATAGTAGAGGTTGTGGTTCACGCCCCGGAGAAGGTCGGCGGCATGATCCTGGTGGATGCCGACGCACAGCAGAAGCACGCCGAGACTGCCAAAACTTTTCTTGATGACCTGCTCGCTACGCCGCTCCAGAGCCCGGAGTTTCAGACCAAGCTAGCGCAGCTGACCCGTCTGGGCGAGGGCACGATGCAGCAGGCAAGCTCCGCGTCCAACCGCATGTTGAAGAGGCCTGCCGCCGCGCTCGCAGCCACCGGCGCCGACCCTGCATCACGTACCGGCAACACTCTGGCCGAACTGCGACAGATCGTCACCGAGCTAGACCCCAAGCGCCATGATTTGACCGGTGCGAAGCGCATTTTGCGGTTCCTTCCCGGAGGTAACGCCATCCAGCGATACTTCATGAGGTACGAGTCGGCTCAGGAACAACTTGACGCCATCACCAAGGCACTTAAGGGTGGCCAGGATGATCTCCGTCAGGACAACGCCGCCATCCAGACCGAACGCGATGCGCTCTGGGCAGCAATGGGGCAGTTGGCGAACTACGCCGTGCTCGCGAGCCATCTTGGAAACGGTTTGGAGCAGCGGATCGTTGAGCTGCGCAATACGGGCAAAGCGGACGATGCCACAACACTCGAAGCAGATGCCCTCTTCTACGTTCGCCAGCGCCACCAAGACCTCTTGACCCAGATGGCGGTATCCATCCAAGGCTACCTAGCTCTTGATGTGGTCAAGAAGAACAACTCCGAGCTGATCAAGGGTGTGGATCGGGCGCTGGACACCACTCTCGCGGCGCTTCGGGTAGCGGTGATCGTTGCGCAGGCTCTGGCTCAGCAAAAGATCGTGCTGGCGCAAATTGATGCACTCAATTCAACTACCTCGGACTTGATCGTCTCGACCTCGGAACTCCTTCGCTCCCAGGGCGCAGCAATTCACAAGACTTCTGCCCAGGCCTCGATTGACTCCACCAAGTTGCAAGAAGCATTCGATAATGTTTTCCAGGCCATGGACGAGATCGATAGGTTCAAGGTCGAAGCAGCACAGTCAATGAAACAGACGGTGCAGGTCCTTGAAGGTCAGATGGGGCAGGCTCGACTTCAGCTGGAGCGGAGTCATGCCTTTGACGCCGCTACTACGCACCCACGGGGCGCATAA
- a CDS encoding sodium:alanine symporter family protein, which produces MDDLATLFGDISSVIWGPYMLIPLLLGTGLYLTFRLGGLQFLKLGAALRLGLLKRKDAGSEGDISQFQALTTALAATVGTGNIVGVATAIGIGGPGALFWMWVTGLVGMAAKYSEAYLGVRFRGTDDAGEKSGGPQYYLERGIRGPFGKFLALFFAIAATIASFGIGNMTQGNSIAANLENSFSVPTWTTGLVLTILAMVVLVGGIKSIGKVTAGFVPVMIVFYVTAAIYILIANVGQVPAAIGQIFSEAFTGTSAVGGFAGSAIIIAVQFGVARGIFSNESGMGSAAIAAAAAQTTHPVRQGLVSMTQTFIDTIIVVTCTGLVIITTGAWNYVDPETGEQISSALMTGHAFTFGLPGEWGHWIVTIGLVMFAFSTILGWCYYGERNIERLIGRKAVMPFRVVFSLVVYVGCTTQLTAVWNFSDMMNGLMALPNLIGLLILSGMIARETKWYLKNDPTLDATKDDIEAFMKDRPGWDEWKSGNVLGSSRNRSGTVPVREADSV; this is translated from the coding sequence ATGGACGACCTCGCAACACTCTTCGGAGACATCAGTAGCGTCATCTGGGGACCTTACATGCTGATCCCGTTGCTGCTGGGCACCGGGCTGTACCTGACTTTCCGCCTCGGCGGACTGCAATTCCTCAAACTGGGTGCCGCACTGCGTTTGGGATTGCTCAAACGCAAGGACGCCGGGTCCGAGGGTGACATCTCCCAGTTCCAGGCCTTGACCACGGCGCTGGCCGCAACGGTCGGCACCGGCAACATTGTTGGCGTGGCCACGGCCATCGGCATCGGTGGACCCGGCGCACTGTTCTGGATGTGGGTCACCGGTCTGGTGGGCATGGCAGCCAAGTACTCGGAGGCCTACCTCGGTGTCCGTTTCCGCGGCACCGATGACGCCGGAGAAAAGTCCGGTGGACCGCAGTACTACCTCGAACGTGGCATCCGCGGCCCCTTCGGTAAGTTCCTGGCACTGTTCTTCGCCATCGCAGCAACCATTGCTAGCTTTGGCATTGGCAACATGACCCAGGGCAACTCAATCGCCGCCAACCTGGAGAACTCCTTTAGCGTTCCGACCTGGACCACCGGCCTGGTGCTGACCATCCTGGCCATGGTCGTTCTGGTCGGTGGCATCAAGTCCATCGGTAAGGTCACCGCAGGCTTCGTTCCTGTCATGATCGTCTTCTATGTCACTGCCGCAATCTACATCCTGATCGCCAACGTCGGCCAGGTCCCGGCCGCCATCGGCCAGATCTTCTCCGAGGCCTTCACCGGCACCTCGGCCGTCGGCGGCTTCGCCGGCTCTGCCATCATCATCGCCGTGCAGTTCGGTGTTGCCCGCGGTATCTTCTCCAACGAGTCGGGCATGGGCTCGGCCGCCATCGCCGCTGCCGCAGCACAGACCACGCACCCGGTGCGTCAGGGCTTGGTCTCGATGACCCAGACCTTCATCGACACCATCATCGTGGTCACCTGCACCGGCCTGGTCATCATCACCACCGGTGCCTGGAACTACGTTGACCCGGAAACTGGCGAGCAGATCTCCTCGGCTCTGATGACCGGCCACGCCTTCACCTTCGGCCTGCCCGGCGAATGGGGACACTGGATTGTGACCATCGGTTTGGTCATGTTCGCCTTCTCCACCATCTTGGGCTGGTGCTACTACGGTGAGCGCAACATCGAGCGTCTGATCGGACGCAAGGCGGTCATGCCGTTCCGCGTAGTCTTCTCGCTCGTTGTCTACGTGGGCTGCACCACCCAGCTCACCGCCGTGTGGAACTTCTCGGACATGATGAATGGTTTGATGGCTCTGCCGAACCTCATTGGTCTGTTGATCCTCTCGGGCATGATCGCCCGCGAAACCAAGTGGTACCTCAAGAACGACCCGACCTTGGATGCCACCAAGGACGACATCGAGGCATTCATGAAGGATCGCCCGGGATGGGACGAATGGAAGTCCGGCAACGTTCTGGGCTCCAGCCGTAACCGCAGTGGGACTGTCCCAGTGCGCGAGGCCGATTCGGTATAG
- a CDS encoding HNH endonuclease family protein: protein MRRQDEVKIEHSFRIFTDYAKPLMTSVADAERLLRDLRRDADTYREFSQLDVSTPEGRFYSRVIERLELAVTTPVFLWLLSTNHGIPAEQRKIGLEAFESWAIRRMILRLPTKDMNKFAIAILKMLDFGSPGTAGHQLVSYLSEQSAETRVWPLDFDMHNQLPSKRVYGNIRQDRLRVILGAVEQHLRGKSSKYEAVDLPSKLEIEHVMPRGWRNYWDAEPKLGQEAAADRDALVNTIGNLTLVTKSLNGSLSNRPWTDEEASQLREGGLPGTGKRTLLDQFSLLVLNKEILVNHPVRWTEENIRDRSAEIIANICDVWPGPDLVAQSRP from the coding sequence ATGCGCCGGCAAGATGAAGTAAAAATTGAACACTCTTTCCGGATATTCACAGATTACGCTAAGCCCTTAATGACCTCGGTTGCCGATGCCGAAAGACTCCTGCGCGATCTTCGTCGAGATGCTGATACCTATCGAGAGTTCTCGCAGCTGGATGTATCGACTCCAGAAGGACGGTTCTACTCGCGGGTGATTGAACGCCTCGAACTTGCCGTAACCACCCCAGTGTTCCTATGGCTGCTTTCAACGAACCACGGAATTCCTGCTGAGCAAAGGAAAATTGGGCTTGAAGCGTTCGAAAGCTGGGCCATTCGACGAATGATATTGCGGTTGCCGACCAAAGACATGAACAAATTTGCGATTGCGATTCTTAAGATGTTGGATTTCGGTTCACCGGGAACTGCTGGACACCAGTTAGTCAGTTACTTGTCGGAGCAGAGTGCGGAAACGCGCGTTTGGCCTCTGGATTTTGACATGCATAATCAACTTCCTTCAAAACGGGTCTACGGGAATATTCGTCAGGACCGACTCCGCGTAATTCTTGGTGCCGTGGAGCAACATTTGCGAGGGAAGAGCTCCAAATATGAGGCAGTTGATTTACCGAGCAAACTCGAAATTGAACATGTCATGCCTCGTGGATGGCGGAATTACTGGGATGCCGAGCCAAAGCTGGGTCAGGAAGCAGCTGCTGATCGCGATGCGTTGGTAAATACCATCGGCAATTTGACGCTTGTTACCAAGTCACTGAATGGATCGCTGTCAAATCGGCCATGGACAGACGAAGAAGCAAGCCAGCTTCGCGAAGGCGGTTTGCCCGGAACCGGAAAACGAACGCTGCTTGACCAGTTCAGCCTGCTCGTTCTGAACAAGGAAATTTTGGTCAATCACCCGGTCCGGTGGACTGAGGAGAATATTAGGGACCGTTCGGCAGAGATAATTGCCAATATCTGTGACGTGTGGCCCGGGCCCGACTTGGTCGCACAAAGTCGACCGTAA
- a CDS encoding maleylpyruvate isomerase N-terminal domain-containing protein yields the protein MELTWDEQRRAFTEAALWFERISGLAREQWQKPGLGEWDIRALVGHTSRALLTVETYLEQPATSIEVTSAAEYFRAARTADAAAVAARGHEAGRALGSDPAATVAELTARVIPLLESRDGTELITTIFGGMQLCDYLPTRTFELTVHTTDLCVALGVIAEVPDSAAVQALAIVSDLAISGGLAGPLLLAATGRASYPAGFSVL from the coding sequence ATGGAATTGACATGGGATGAGCAGCGCCGGGCGTTCACCGAGGCGGCGCTCTGGTTTGAGCGCATCAGCGGCCTGGCTCGTGAGCAGTGGCAAAAACCGGGGCTGGGGGAGTGGGATATCCGCGCGCTGGTGGGCCACACCAGCCGAGCCCTGCTGACCGTTGAGACATATCTGGAGCAGCCTGCCACCAGCATTGAGGTCACGTCCGCGGCCGAGTACTTCCGCGCGGCACGAACGGCTGACGCGGCGGCCGTCGCCGCGCGTGGACATGAAGCGGGCCGGGCCCTGGGCTCCGATCCGGCGGCCACGGTGGCGGAGCTGACCGCCCGAGTGATTCCGTTGCTGGAATCCCGTGACGGAACGGAGCTGATCACCACGATCTTCGGCGGCATGCAATTGTGCGACTACCTGCCCACACGCACCTTCGAATTGACGGTCCACACCACGGATCTTTGTGTTGCACTCGGGGTCATCGCCGAGGTTCCGGATTCCGCGGCGGTGCAGGCGTTGGCAATCGTCTCGGATTTGGCGATCTCCGGAGGGTTGGCGGGGCCGCTTTTGCTGGCCGCCACGGGGCGAGCGAGTTATCCCGCCGGCTTCTCGGTGCTCTGA